The stretch of DNA TATGTGAccgatggcagcagaggggcagcctgactGAATAGTGTCTgtcatggaagtgtgtatggagcaaaACTGTGttgctgaattcctccatgcagaaaaaaaatggcactcattgacattcatagatgtttgctgaacatttacagagaccaaacagcagatgtaagcacagtgaggcaatAGGTCgtgtgtttcaacagtggtgacagcaacagtgggtcatctatcatagaatcatagaatggtttgagttggaagggagcaTAAAGGCAGTCCAGTTCCAAtcccatgggcagggctgtcacccaccagatcaggctgcccagggccccacccagcgtggccttgaatgcctccagggatggggtatccacaacttctctgagcaattTTCACTGGTGCAAATGTTTATGAacgtggcatgcaggctcttgttcactgctgatgaaaatgcacagctaatggtggtgactgttgaaaataCGTGTTTTGAAACTGAGAATTTGCACTATCAagcagtgttactgtgctctttgttgtagtttctatggaaataaacaggaagtattactttcagagcaacctatgtaccTAGATAGACTAAACTAATGCACGTGCACTGTTCCCTATAGCAGTAGCTCAAGTCAGTCCATTTTAGGGAGTGCAACAGGTCATGGTGCAGGCTTTCGAGTTGAGAATGcgcattcatagaatcataaaggttggaaaagacctctgagatcaccaagtccaaccaccaacccacccccaccatgcccactaacccatgtccctcagtgctacattCACATGATtactgaacacttccagggatggtgactcctcCACCTGCcagagcagcctgttccagggcctcaccactccttctaAGAAGGAACTGCCTGTCATTAATACGCTGGCATCCCCAAGGCAGTAGCTCCGCGCCATGCGGCCGTTGTGGGCCCCCTATCAGCACACGCCCTCCTCCGCACGCGCCCACTACCTACCGCCCGCCGCCGTCGCCCTCCCCTCTCCACCACCACGTTGCCGCCCGGCACGAGCCAGTCACACCGCCCTCCCCCCCCGCAAGGCGCGTTCTGATTAGCATAAAAAAGCACCCTCCCCACGCTCCTCGCCGGCCAATGGGAATGCGCCGCCCGCCGCCAGCTGCCAGCGCCGCAGCTCCGGTGCCTTAAATAGAGTGGGCGCCGGCGCAGCTATtgcggggggtgggggggggtgcAGGGAGTGAGTTGCTGTGCGGGCTTGGTTGGTGGCTGTGTTGCTTTGTTGCACGCTGCTATGACTCTGGAGGAGACGCAAGGACAGGAGCCGGTGCCCGCGGGCAAGGACTGGTAGGTGCCGGCGGCAGTTGCTTGGGAGTTGGGGTGGCCGTTGTCCGGACGCTGGCGCCGCGTTGACTGCTCTCTTGTGCTTGCAGGATGCAGAGCGCAGGCAAGGCCCTCCACGAGCTGCTGGTGTCAGCGCAGCGCCGCGGCTGCCTCACTGCCGGCGTCTACGAGTCGGCCAAGCTAATGAACGTGTGAGTAGCGGGGAGGGCAGCGGGAGTGGGGCGAGGGGCAGGCAGCCCGGACGGGGCCTAACGGCTCTCGCCTTCCGTAGGGACCCGGATAATGTGGCATTCTGCGTGTTGGCAGCCGATGAGGAGGATGAGGGGGACATCGCCCTACAGATCCACTTCACCCTCATTCAGGCCTTCTGTTGTGAGAATGATATCGACATCGTGCGGGTGAATGACCTACCCAAGCTGGCTGCTGCCGTGGGGCCCAGTGAGGACTCTGGTGAGCCCAGAGACCTGCACTGCATCCTCATCACGGTGCGTGGATGGGACTGGGAGGGATGGAGCTCCatgagctggcagggctcagccGTTGGGGTGTGGAGTAGCTGAGCTACAGTGGGCATTGCTTCTGTAACAAGGGTTTCTGCTGCCACCCACAGCGGTGACAGCTCAGcttcctgctctctgcctgaAAATGCCTTGCTTTCTAAGCTAGTGCTTCTGTAAAATACTGTGACTTCATGTGCTCATGATATGCAACTCTTTTCTGGCAGAACGCAAATGAAGGTGGCTGGAAGGACCCAGCTCTAGAGAAGCTGAACTGCTTCTGTGAAGAAAGCCGGAACATCAATGAGTGGGTGCCAACTATTGTCTTGCCCAAGTGATGGTGATCTGGCATGCTGGGGAGGCTGAAACCTCTGTT from Numida meleagris isolate 19003 breed g44 Domestic line chromosome Z, NumMel1.0, whole genome shotgun sequence encodes:
- the GADD45G gene encoding growth arrest and DNA damage-inducible protein GADD45 gamma; protein product: MTLEETQGQEPVPAGKDWMQSAGKALHELLVSAQRRGCLTAGVYESAKLMNVDPDNVAFCVLAADEEDEGDIALQIHFTLIQAFCCENDIDIVRVNDLPKLAAAVGPSEDSGEPRDLHCILITNANEGGWKDPALEKLNCFCEESRNINEWVPTIVLPK